The Pyrus communis chromosome 2, drPyrComm1.1, whole genome shotgun sequence genome includes a window with the following:
- the LOC137724520 gene encoding protein ROOT HAIR DEFECTIVE 3 homolog 2-like, producing MKQHLKDCARNVVETKAREEAGKIMIHMKDRFAAVFNYDSDSMPRVWTGNEDIRSITKDARTASLKLLSTMATIRLDEKPDNIESVLVSSLVDGTVTVSSSQNRKLGPSTDPLASSSWEEVSSKNTLITPVQCKSLWRQFKAETEYSVTQAISAQEAHKRSNWLLLHGLLWRFSFLVLTNL from the exons ATGAAGCAGCATTTGAAGGATTGTGCGAGAAATGTGGTGGAGACAAAGGCAAGAGAAGAGGCTGGGAAAATTATGATCCACATGAAGGATCG GTTTGCCGCAGTGTTCAATTATGACAGCGATTCAATGCCAAGGGTTTGGACTGGGAACGAAGACATTAGAAGTATTACCAAGGATGCACGAACTGCA TCTCTGAAGCTTTTGTCGACCATGGCTACCATTCGCTTAGATGAGAAGCCAGATAATATTGAAAGTGTCCTCGTTTCTTCTCTGGTGGACGGGACTGTTACTGTTTCATCTTCACAAAATAGGAAACTAGGACCTTCTACAGATCCTCTTGCCTCAAGCTCTTGGGAAGAG GTTTCTTCAAAAAATACCTTAATTACCCCAGTACAGTGCAAGTCATTGTGGAGGCAGTTCAAAGCAGAGACCGAATATAGCGTCACTCAAGCTATTTCAGCACAG GAGGCTCACAAGCGGAGTAACTGGTTACTCCTCCATGGGCTATTATGGCGATTTTCGTTCTTGGTTTTAACGAATTTATGA